Within Populus trichocarpa isolate Nisqually-1 chromosome 6, P.trichocarpa_v4.1, whole genome shotgun sequence, the genomic segment TTAACAAATTACAAGTAAATTGGTAAAGGGAtgacattgaaaaaagaaacaatagtaCAAGGACGAATATCTCGAGTCACGTTTAAACCAGGGGGGAAAATGAAGTTTTACTTTTACTAAAACCCCTCTGCTGGGGCTCagaaaacaaaaccctaatttcagaactctctccctctccatTGCCATCTCTCACTCAATTTATTCCTTGCTCCACATCTCATTTTTTCAGTAGTAAAGGTacaattttattcatttactctattttatcttttcgtGTTTGATTGAATGAAAAGCTGCACTTTATGCTTAACTTTTCCTTGATTTGTGATTAAAGTGTTTGAATTTTCTGTGAAGGGTTGTGCAATGGAATCCAATGTGGAACAGCAAAGCCCATCTCAGAAATTTCAAATATACTCTACTGCTAACACTGGTGTCACTCCCTTCTGGAGAGGTCTctctatatttctttttctcaaaaagACAAAATTTCTTACATAAAAATTCGttggttattttaatttaactctGTATGTTTTGTTTCTGGGCAGAAAAGTATGAAAGGGATGCTAAGAAGTATTGGGATGTTTTTTACAAGCGACACCAAGACAAAGTAAGCAAGCATCTTTagtcattttgatattttctgcTGGGATAATTCAACTTCTTAATtcgtttttaaagtattatgcTTGAAGGGACTTGGTGcgattttgagttatttttatcttatgtaAGAAAGTTTTgaacttgttatggtttgtgaATTGCACTAGTGGTCTAATTTACTTTCGGTATTATGGATATTGATTATCATTGTTCTTCAGTTTTTTAAGGACCGTCATTACTTGGACAAGGAATGGGGTCAATATTTTGCAGTAAGTTGAAAAAAGATAGCTTTTTTGTTTGTCATGATGGTTGGCTGAATTTTGTAATCATGTGAAATTATTGACATTATTGATTTGGGATTTGTAGGGCGAAGAAAGAAGAGTTGTTCTTGAGGTAAACAGAAAAAATCCTTCTCTGCACAATGACTTTTCTAATCTATACTATTTTGGTTATTGATAGCTCCTGCTGATAAACAGGTTGGCTGTGGAGCTGGGAACACCATTTTTCCTCTTGTTGCTACCTACCCTAATATTTTTGTCCATGCATGTGATTTCTCACCGCGTGCTGTTAACTTAGTTAAGGTCTGATCTCTTACCCTTTACTAGCTGATTTATTGCAATGATGTATGATTGAACATATTCAAGAATTTTactatttcattttgttttatttttctgtaaGAAGTAACTGTATTAATCAGAACATACATTGGATCTGGCACTTATGTTTTATGAAGGTAAAGTTTTAGAAATGATAGTGTGGTTAAAAGTTGttactctaaaattttaaatttctgcATTATTGACACTGTTCTCTTGATGAATCGAGATTGGACATTATATGCTCAGGTAGCTGCAATAGTATTTATCTAAGAAATTCTTCTGCTCCTAATTCTGGCATCGAGCATCACAATTGCAGTTGTCTTGACCCATGTCCATTAAATATGTAACCAATATTGACTCATATATCCTAATTCTTCTCGCATAAGCCCCCACCCTCTCTCTGAATATAGTGAAGcaccatttttgttttcatatatgTCTCCACTATGAAGAAAATATGATAGATTGCATTACAGTTGACTTTTGTATAATCTGGTATGATTGCATACATTGCAAGGGTCAAGGAAGCATTGATTTATAAAGTTCTTCAAGATCACACATTTCTTTCTTTGAGATTAATagttgttgttttgattttgacaaTATGTTTTATCTTCGTCAATATTCTGTGTGCTGAACTTAGAATTGTGCCTTTAGtttataaattgatgaaatagtGGCATGATCTTAGTGGGCATTATGTTCTATTTTGATCACATATGAAGCTTGGCAAATTTTACCTTGAACTCATAATTTCTGTttctgcatttattttttactgtcTGCTTataatccatatttttttagcataagtAGGTCTAGTGGTGAATAGATCTCTATTGCTTGTTGCAGACTCATAAAGACTACTTAGAGAGATGTGTTGGTGCATTCGTATGCGATCTGACTGTTGATGACTTGAGCAAAGAGATTTCTCCATCTTCAGTTGATATCGTGACAATGGTATTTGAATGCAAATTATTATGTACAATATTTACAAAATAACAGGATGTCACTTTGTTCAAGTTCATGATTAGTAACTGCTATCCCGAGTCTCTCATTGAGAAACTTTATCGTGTTTAAATTGTACTTCTCAAGTTTCTTTCTCCTTCATTCAACTTTCTGACTTTTTAAGTAGATATTTGTGTTATCTGCAGTGTCCCCTGAGAAGATGCCTCTAGTCCtgcaaaacattaaaaaagtaaTGAAGGTAAATTTTTGTAGCTGTAAGTTTCAACTTATTATCTAATcagataaattgattaattatgatgaaactcacttttttccttcttcagcCTAATGGTTATGTGCTGCTTCGTGACTATGCTGTAGGGGACCTTGCTCAGGTTGATCTgcactcttctttttcttttggacTTATATTCTATTTGATTAGCAGGTCtttatagttcttttttttacacCACAGCCGCACTTGGCATTTATGGGGCTGAGTTTCAGTGCTGTTGCCCTTCTTTATTCTCAGTTGATTTATTTAACGAGCTAGATAAAATATTTCCCTCATGGTTTTTGTCTTGGTGCATCTATACCTATTAATGTGGGTCGTATGTGTGTAAACATGAGTCTTTCTCTACCTAGTTGCTTCAGTGGTTGTTGGCCTTATTCATAATTATCTTCTCTCATGATGGTCAACAGGAAAGATTAACTAGCAAGGATCAACAGATTAGTGAAAACTTTTATGTCAGGGGTGATGGCACTGTAAGTTTCAAAATGTGTGCATCCATTATTCTTAGCATTCCACTAATCTAGTTTGGAAATTAGCTATAATTTTATTCCTCTGGCTTCTTTTCAGCGtgctttctatttttcaaatgaaTTCTTGACAAGTTTGTTTAAAGATAATGGATTTGATGTTGAAGAACTTGGTTTGTGCTGCAAGCAAGTTGAGAATCGGTCACGTGAAATAGTGATGAATAGGTAAATGATGAATATCATGGAGAAGAAAACAGAACTCCTGGAAAGtcaaagtcattgtttttatatatatatatatatatatataaattatgtgGAACTTTTCCTTctagttttcttcttttaataccaTCTCGTGCAATTTTGCCTGATTTCAGGCGTTGGATCCAAGCTGTATTCCGATTTTCAGACAGCTCAAACTATTCTGTTAGCAAAGAATCTGCAATCAAGGAAGCCCTCTGTCAAGAAAATGTAAAGTCTAATGTCAAGGAAAGCACATCACAGTGCCCTTCAAACAATTTTGAGATCGATATGTCTGAGGGTGTGGCATCTGAAATGTTTGGAATTTCTCCTTCCAATGATAATGAGGTATGCTCCAcctatttccttttgtttcttgttctgTCCAATTGCTGATAGATTTTGGTGTAAGAATCTCTGATCTTTGCTTCACGAGAGTTATTCTTTTCTCAACTAAGCACGATGCATGTGAAGCATAAGTGTATATATGCCATTTAGAAAAAGGATATAACTTCACAgacattaatgtatttttttgttttttgttttttttttttcaaaaggtgATTCACGTTGACCTCAGGGACCAGAATTTCAAGATTAATGTTCTGTCAAAAGAGTATCAGCATACTTGTAAATCAACAGGATTGATGCTCTGGGAATCAGCTCGTATGATGGCTATGGTGCTAGCAGTAAATCCAACTATTGTTGAGGGGAGAAAGGTGTTAGAGTTGGGGTGTGGCTGTGGGGGTATATGCTCAATGGTTTCAGCCAAATCAGCTGACCTTGTAGTGGCTACTGATGGGGACACAAAAGCACTTGAACTGTTGTCCCAGAATGTTGCTTCTAACCTTAGACAGCCATCCCTTGCAAAGCTAATTATGAAGAGATTGGTGTGGGGAAATACAGAACATATAGAAGCCATCAAGGATCTCAATCCTGGAGGCTTTGAAGTCATAATTGGCACAGATGTTACATACATTCCTGAAGCTATTCTGCCCTTGTTTGCCACTGCAAAGGAATTAATTTCATGTGACAGAAATGGTGGAGACCAGGAACCAGCTCTAATTCTCTGCCATATCTTTCGCCGAGTCGATGAACCATCGTTACTTTCAGCTGCATCTCAATATGGTTTTAAGTTGGTTGACAAATGGCCATTAGGAATTCCATCTAATCCATCTCAAAGCATTGTAGGCTCTTGGTTCCCAGAGAATGGTCGTGAGGAGTACATCCCAAATGCAGCATTGAACATCATGTACTTCCACTTGCAGTGAAGCCTTGCTGTGCTACCATtttacctctcttttttttcctcattacATCGGTCTGATTTATAGCTTGAGTTGTTAAATCCATATTTTATTGTAGCATGATCGTGCACTTTAAcctttcatttttctcaaaCCGTTATGATTTGCTGTGCTTGTACAAGATCCAAATCAATTAGCAAAGTAACTCAGAATAATTGTCACACTGATATAAAAGGatccttggtttttttatatttttggattgaaCGGAAAGCCATTGTCAGTTACCCCCACAGAGCAAGGCAATGGCTTGTTACCTACAAGTGGAAAGACATTTAGATCCTGACGCCCAGAAGAGGGTTTTGTCATTTGCACCTGGCAGTGATATTTTTAATCGTCAGGGAAGATTATTCGTCCACATTGTGTTAAACTTGATCCTTCCTAATCCCCCATTCTTGTCCTCGAGAAAAATATGAATTCAAATCATTtgtgattgaaaaatcatccatcCTCTGTCACTGAAGGAATTAAGATTATTAGGTGgtcttgtttttatattttcagaaaaGATTCGCCGGTATCTTCCTCCCTGACTGAAAGCAATCATATAGTGTTACCATTGTTGGATTAAACAAGATGATCTTCTATTAATAAATCTGTTAGTTTTGATTACAGTAAGAGTAGTGCAGGAGTAGAGAGCTGTACAAATTTAATTAGAgaccaatataattaaataggaTTTACATTtatggtatcaaaaataattaaaataataactaaattataaatcaaataaaatgagtcccttttcattttcactcaaaaaaattcatttttatccaaaacatctTCATTTATgcattttcttatccttttagttttagatcctaaacttcatttttttacattttagtcctttaattttaaaagaggTGAGAGAAAGTcactgaaaacataaaaagaaagaaagaggtcAGTtggccatatttttttttaaaaaaacctgattTTGGTATCAACATGTGCTTTTTTTCAAGAGGCATGAAATTGaggtgtttttgaattttatctttaaaaaaaagattagggtttgagatttttttattctattaaaGGTTTTTTAACTGATTAAAAGATGTTTTAAAGTTGAGAATGAGTTTAATGAAGTTTTTAAGATGTTTCTTGGGTGCTGTTTTAAgataaaaaggttaaataatatatttttgtgtcCTAAAACCTTAAACTCCAACTTTTTGGCCACTTCTAGTGATTAGGATTTCAACTAGTAAATGATATAttgtatgttttattttatttaaaaaaaatagggagagTGATGTTTTGTTTGCCtacttaaagaaaataaaataaacaggcATGCTGGCCTAGCCTTCTACGCTCATCTAGGTTTTTTATTTACAGGGCTAGATgtgaaaaacatcatttaaatgTTTAAGGCCAAAAGTCTTCATCTATGCATCTTTGGTCCTTTTGATTTTAGACTTTTATATTTAGGCTCtaaacctattttttctttaatatttaaggcCCTGAGTtttgaagagaagaaaggaagtcatcaaaaaaaaaaaaaaaaggagagaaaaagtgGTTAGTTAGTTCTAttttgacaacaacaaaaaaaaagttgaagtttGTGTCAATGAATCTCTCTTGACAAGAAAAATTTCATTGAAGTCTTTTTGAACTTTTATctcataaaacaaattgaatcgggttcaagaatttcttttatatccaatttaattttagttttttgattgattttaaggtggtttaagattgaaaatgagtttattgagGTGTCTAGAGTACTTCTTTAGTATTtaatttcaagtgaaaaaaataattgaaaatgaattttttgaatttaaaaacttgaataTAACACcttgtatatttattgattaaaaaaaaatacacggtATTAGTTTTCAAATTGTTTCTTACCCGAAATAGCACGTAAATAGCTTTTTTGTTAGCACCTAGGGTGTGTTTAGTATTGCAGTAGCTgttgtgattgtggtttgaaaaaaggttattttataaaaagtacttttagttgaggttggtttggaaaaatatatgtttggttaaaattgtggttgaaattgaggttgaacaaaaagtagtttaatgtgtttggttaaaaaaatgcttttcaaattgaggttataaaataattaaaaaaaatatatatatatatattgatggtttttaatttaaatattgtagatttaactactgttattacaccatgaaataaataatattgatatcaaatattttttattatttcattaaactatgtgcaatttcatcacgtacgaaatctatccaacaaggactatatttttcatggtttcttaagcgcgcaacaacaaaaaccgaATTTTTtattacgtcatcaagcgatctccttctaatttttcgaataaaacataattaaaaataaaaataaaaactgaattttttttaattgggtcggacccggcaagaacataattggaattgcgatcaaattccgcaaatgctacgtcatcatgcaatatccttctaatttatgtagtgttattaaataatattaaatactagtttttcgagtaaaacacaatttaaaaaaaaatttaccgagTCGGACACGGTCCAATCAATAGTTGAAACACTGTTTACGTGAACAGTGCCAAGTGAATCAACACTGTTCACTTCAAGAGTGAACAGTTAATTCACCTGGTCACTAGATGCGGCCGCGTGAGAAG encodes:
- the LOC7470683 gene encoding uncharacterized protein LOC7470683 isoform X3, with product MESNVEQQSPSQKFQIYSTANTGVTPFWREKYERDAKKYWDVFYKRHQDKFFKDRHYLDKEWGQYFAGEERRVVLEVGCGAGNTIFPLVATYPNIFVHACDFSPRAVNLVKIFVLSAVSPEKMPLVLQNIKKVMKPNGYVLLRDYAVGDLAQERLTSKDQQISENFYVRGDGTRAFYFSNEFLTSLFKDNGFDVEELGLCCKQVENRSREIVMNRRWIQAVFRFSDSSNYSVSKESAIKEALCQENVKSNVKESTSQCPSNNFEIDMSEGVASEMFGISPSNDNEVIHVDLRDQNFKINVLSKEYQHTCKSTGLMLWESARMMAMVLAVNPTIVEGRKVLELGCGCGGICSMVSAKSADLVVATDGDTKALELLSQNVASNLRQPSLAKLIMKRLVWGNTEHIEAIKDLNPGGFEVIIGTDVTYIPEAILPLFATAKELISCDRNGGDQEPALILCHIFRRVDEPSLLSAASQYGFKLVDKWPLGIPSNPSQSIVGSWFPENGREEYIPNAALNIMYFHLQ
- the LOC7470683 gene encoding uncharacterized protein LOC7470683 isoform X1, with the translated sequence MESNVEQQSPSQKFQIYSTANTGVTPFWREKYERDAKKYWDVFYKRHQDKFFKDRHYLDKEWGQYFAGEERRVVLEVGCGAGNTIFPLVATYPNIFVHACDFSPRAVNLVKTHKDYLERCVGAFVCDLTVDDLSKEISPSSVDIVTMIFVLSAVSPEKMPLVLQNIKKVMKPNGYVLLRDYAVGDLAQERLTSKDQQISENFYVRGDGTRAFYFSNEFLTSLFKDNGFDVEELGLCCKQVENRSREIVMNRRWIQAVFRFSDSSNYSVSKESAIKEALCQENVKSNVKESTSQCPSNNFEIDMSEGVASEMFGISPSNDNEVIHVDLRDQNFKINVLSKEYQHTCKSTGLMLWESARMMAMVLAVNPTIVEGRKVLELGCGCGGICSMVSAKSADLVVATDGDTKALELLSQNVASNLRQPSLAKLIMKRLVWGNTEHIEAIKDLNPGGFEVIIGTDVTYIPEAILPLFATAKELISCDRNGGDQEPALILCHIFRRVDEPSLLSAASQYGFKLVDKWPLGIPSNPSQSIVGSWFPENGREEYIPNAALNIMYFHLQ
- the LOC7470683 gene encoding uncharacterized protein LOC7470683 isoform X4, with protein sequence MESNVEQQSPSQKFQIYSTANTGVTPFWREKYERDAKKYWDVFYKRHQDKFFKDRHYLDKEWGQYFAGEERRVVLEVGCGAGNTIFPLVATYPNIFVHACDFSPRAVNLVKIFVLSAVSPEKMPLVLQNIKKVMKERLTSKDQQISENFYVRGDGTRAFYFSNEFLTSLFKDNGFDVEELGLCCKQVENRSREIVMNRRWIQAVFRFSDSSNYSVSKESAIKEALCQENVKSNVKESTSQCPSNNFEIDMSEGVASEMFGISPSNDNEVIHVDLRDQNFKINVLSKEYQHTCKSTGLMLWESARMMAMVLAVNPTIVEGRKVLELGCGCGGICSMVSAKSADLVVATDGDTKALELLSQNVASNLRQPSLAKLIMKRLVWGNTEHIEAIKDLNPGGFEVIIGTDVTYIPEAILPLFATAKELISCDRNGGDQEPALILCHIFRRVDEPSLLSAASQYGFKLVDKWPLGIPSNPSQSIVGSWFPENGREEYIPNAALNIMYFHLQ
- the LOC7470683 gene encoding uncharacterized protein LOC7470683 isoform X2, encoding MESNVEQQSPSQKFQIYSTANTGVTPFWREKYERDAKKYWDVFYKRHQDKFFKDRHYLDKEWGQYFAGEERRVVLEVGCGAGNTIFPLVATYPNIFVHACDFSPRAVNLVKTHKDYLERCVGAFVCDLTVDDLSKEISPSSVDIVTMIFVLSAVSPEKMPLVLQNIKKVMKERLTSKDQQISENFYVRGDGTRAFYFSNEFLTSLFKDNGFDVEELGLCCKQVENRSREIVMNRRWIQAVFRFSDSSNYSVSKESAIKEALCQENVKSNVKESTSQCPSNNFEIDMSEGVASEMFGISPSNDNEVIHVDLRDQNFKINVLSKEYQHTCKSTGLMLWESARMMAMVLAVNPTIVEGRKVLELGCGCGGICSMVSAKSADLVVATDGDTKALELLSQNVASNLRQPSLAKLIMKRLVWGNTEHIEAIKDLNPGGFEVIIGTDVTYIPEAILPLFATAKELISCDRNGGDQEPALILCHIFRRVDEPSLLSAASQYGFKLVDKWPLGIPSNPSQSIVGSWFPENGREEYIPNAALNIMYFHLQ